In Quercus lobata isolate SW786 chromosome 12, ValleyOak3.0 Primary Assembly, whole genome shotgun sequence, a genomic segment contains:
- the LOC115972389 gene encoding 60S ribosomal protein L15-1, producing the protein MEPERQNGWPRWKVLDHSHHIKAKESPQTLAPSKEKNPSRYCASQLISDPMGAYKYVSELWRKKQSDVMRFLQRVRCWEYRQQSAIVRVTRPTRPDKARRLGYKAKQGYVVYRVRVRRGGRKRPVPKGIVYGKPTNQGVTQLKFQRSKRSVAEERAGRQLGGLRVLNSYWLNEDSTYKYYEVILVDVAHNAIRNDPRINWLAGAKHKHRELRGLTSAGKKYRGLRGKGHLHHKARPSRRANWKRNNTLSLRRYR; encoded by the exons ATGGAGCCTGAAAGACAAAATGGATGGCCCAGATGGAAAGTCCTTGACCACTCCCACCATATAAAGGCAAAGGAATCGCCACAAACCCTAGCTCCCTCTAAAGAGAAAAACCCTTCCCGTTACTGCGCATCGCAGCTCATTTCCGATCCCATGG GGGCTTACAAGTACGTGTCGGAGCTATGGAGGAAGAAACAATCCGATGTTATGCGTTTCTTGCAGAGGGTGAGGTGTTGGGAGTACCGCCAACAGTCTGCCATTGTTCGTGTCACCAGGCCTACTCGCCCTGACAAGGCTCGTCGCTTGGGTTACAAGGCAAAGCAG GGATATGTGGTCTATCGTGTTCGTGTTAGACGTGGTGGTCGGAAGAGGCCTGTTCCCAAGGGTATTGTGTACGGGAAGCCCACAAACCAGGGTGTTACTCAACTGAAGTTTCAGCGCAGCAAGAGGTCAGTTGCAGAGGAACGAGCTGGTCGTCAGTTGGGTGGTCTCAGGGTTCTGAATTCATACTGGTTGAACGAG GACTCTACTTACAAGTACTATGAGGTAATTCTAGTTGATGTTGCTCATAATGCAATCAGAAATGACCCAAGAATCAATTGGCTTGCTGGTGCTAAACACAAGCACAGGGAGCTCCGTGGTCTCACTTCTGCTGGTAAGAAATACAGGGGATTACGTGGAAAGGGTCACCTCCACCACAAGGCACGTCCTTCTCGCAGGGCAAACTGGAAGAGAAATAACACCCTCTCCCTTCGTCGCTACCGTTAG